A genomic segment from Limosilactobacillus sp. encodes:
- the rplK gene encoding 50S ribosomal protein L11 encodes MAKKVANVVKLQIPAGAATPAPPVGPALGQAGINIMGFTKEFNARTADQKGMLIPVVITVYEDRSFDFITKTPPAAVLLKKAAGVEHGSGEPNTNKVASVTKAQVKEIAETKMQDLNAADVEAAMRMIEGTARSMGFTVED; translated from the coding sequence GTGGCAAAGAAAGTAGCTAACGTTGTCAAGTTGCAAATTCCTGCCGGTGCCGCTACACCAGCTCCACCAGTAGGTCCAGCACTTGGACAAGCAGGTATTAACATTATGGGCTTCACGAAGGAATTCAACGCCCGGACCGCTGACCAAAAGGGTATGCTGATCCCAGTTGTAATTACCGTATATGAGGACCGTTCATTCGACTTCATTACTAAGACGCCGCCTGCTGCTGTCTTACTGAAGAAGGCCGCTGGTGTTGAACACGGTTCCGGTGAACCTAACACGAACAAGGTTGCTTCTGTAACCAAGGCACAAGTTAAGGAAATCGCCGAAACGAAGATGCAGGATCTAAACGCCGCTGACGTTGAAGCAGCGATGCGCATGATCGAAGGTACTGCACGCAGCATGGGCTTCACTGTTGAAGACTAG
- the rplA gene encoding 50S ribosomal protein L1 yields the protein MAKTRGKKYQDALKKVDSKKEYAVNDAVQLVKDIDFANFDSSIEVAFNLNVDTKQADQQLRGAVVLPNGTGKDQTVIVFADGENAKAAQDAGADFVGSDDLVEKIQDGWLDFDVAIATPNMMPKVGRLGRILGPKGLMPNPKTGTVTMDVAKAVSDAKAGQVTYRTDRDGNVAVPFGKVSFDTDKLVENLKTIEDIVVKARPASVRGTYIKHASIASTFGPSVTLDLETF from the coding sequence ATGGCTAAGACTCGTGGTAAGAAATACCAAGACGCGCTTAAGAAGGTTGACAGCAAGAAAGAATACGCTGTTAACGACGCGGTTCAATTAGTAAAAGATATTGACTTTGCTAACTTTGACTCATCAATCGAAGTGGCATTTAACTTAAACGTTGACACTAAGCAGGCTGACCAGCAATTACGTGGTGCAGTTGTTCTGCCAAACGGTACTGGTAAGGACCAAACCGTGATCGTCTTTGCTGACGGTGAAAACGCCAAGGCTGCTCAGGATGCCGGTGCTGACTTTGTTGGTTCCGACGACCTGGTTGAAAAGATCCAAGACGGCTGGCTCGACTTTGATGTTGCGATCGCAACGCCAAACATGATGCCAAAGGTTGGTCGTCTGGGCCGGATCCTTGGACCTAAGGGCTTAATGCCAAACCCAAAGACTGGTACGGTTACGATGGACGTTGCCAAGGCTGTTTCTGACGCCAAGGCCGGCCAAGTTACCTACCGGACTGACCGTGATGGTAACGTTGCTGTACCATTCGGTAAGGTTTCCTTCGACACTGACAAGCTGGTTGAAAACCTGAAGACGATCGAAGACATCGTTGTTAAGGCTCGTCCTGCTTCAGTTCGTGGGACTTACATCAAGCACGCTTCAATCGCCTCTACTTTTGGCCCAAGCGTTACGCTTGATCTCGAAACCTTCTAA
- a CDS encoding HigA family addiction module antitoxin, producing the protein MLHRENRIRQYHLSSAADLISEVMQSHNVTQADLAKRLGISQKNVSDILNRKRYLTETTALRIEHVMGISSELLLKLDANYKLRLAKENNTVAKPSSPSSIFLKRYSWA; encoded by the coding sequence ATGCTACACCGTGAAAATCGGATCCGCCAGTACCACCTCAGTTCCGCTGCCGACCTAATTAGCGAGGTGATGCAAAGTCACAACGTTACACAGGCCGACCTTGCCAAGCGACTGGGAATCAGCCAAAAAAACGTTTCTGATATTTTAAACCGTAAACGTTATCTTACAGAAACCACCGCTTTACGGATTGAACACGTAATGGGGATTTCCAGTGAGCTTTTACTGAAGCTTGACGCTAATTATAAGCTTCGGTTAGCCAAGGAGAATAATACCGTTGCTAAGCCCAGCTCTCCTTCATCAATCTTTTTAAAACGCTACTCTTGGGCGTAA
- the hemH gene encoding ferrochelatase, which translates to MKENGLLLVNLGSPEEPTVPAVKHYLNEFLGDPNVITMPPALWQPILKGMILPFRSKSSAATYRHCWLPDGSPLIVNTANLTKRVQEYLPDWDVRMAMTYEHPAIDETLRAMKKECRHITVLSLFPHFTQSTTQSIIEQVRAVDPAIRVIDRFADEPDYLQVLATHIQEAWEQREYDRLVIAYHGIPVSMVKHGDPYQEETERTTTKLRQLLAIDDEQIIMTYQSKFGPMPWLQPYLKDEILEEIKRGHKKLLVVVPSFVTDCLETIEEDQVENHQRFLDHGGEVFDVVPALNDRPEFAQFLAHFAQQQAALPEGGAL; encoded by the coding sequence ATGAAAGAAAATGGATTATTGCTCGTCAACCTGGGTTCGCCAGAGGAGCCGACCGTCCCAGCCGTCAAACACTACCTGAACGAATTTCTGGGGGATCCCAACGTGATCACGATGCCGCCAGCCCTGTGGCAGCCGATTCTCAAGGGGATGATTCTGCCATTCCGGTCGAAAAGCTCGGCGGCCACCTACCGCCACTGCTGGCTGCCGGACGGTTCGCCTCTGATCGTCAACACGGCGAACCTAACCAAGCGGGTACAGGAATACCTGCCTGATTGGGACGTCCGTATGGCGATGACCTATGAACACCCAGCAATCGACGAGACGCTGCGGGCAATGAAGAAGGAGTGCCGGCACATCACTGTCCTCTCGCTCTTCCCCCATTTCACACAGAGCACAACCCAGTCGATCATCGAACAGGTGCGGGCGGTGGACCCCGCCATCCGCGTGATCGATCGTTTTGCCGATGAGCCCGACTATCTTCAGGTCCTGGCGACCCATATTCAGGAGGCCTGGGAGCAGAGGGAATACGATCGGCTCGTCATCGCCTACCACGGGATCCCAGTCTCGATGGTCAAGCACGGCGACCCCTACCAGGAGGAAACGGAACGGACGACGACCAAGTTGCGCCAGCTCCTGGCGATCGATGATGAACAAATCATCATGACCTACCAGTCGAAGTTTGGCCCAATGCCCTGGCTCCAGCCCTACCTGAAGGACGAAATTTTGGAGGAGATCAAGCGGGGGCACAAGAAACTCTTGGTGGTCGTGCCGTCCTTTGTCACCGACTGCCTGGAGACAATTGAGGAGGATCAGGTCGAAAATCACCAGCGCTTTCTGGACCACGGCGGAGAAGTGTTCGACGTCGTGCCCGCGCTGAATGACCGGCCGGAGTTTGCCCAATTCCTGGCGCACTTTGCTCAGCAACAAGCCGCGCTGCCAGAGGGAGGTGCGCTGTAA
- the pepI gene encoding proline iminopeptidase, with translation MKVREVMIPFGNYQTYCRIVGEPTDRAPLLLLHGGPGSTHNYFELLDDLAVRAGRQLIMYDQLGCGRSTIPDDHPEVYTAQIWVAELENLRDFLNLDRLYLLGQSWGGMLAIIYLCDYRPQGIQGVILSSTLSSAKLWASELHRLIGFMPEEEQAVILNAERSGNFTAPAYLRANEHFMELHAAARVTPQSPEPLRRPKQGGEQAYLRAWGPNEYNPLGNLRDYEYTDRLAEIQIPALVIDGTNDLCTPLVAKTMFDHLPNARWQLFQNARHMVFAEQTERYEQVVCAWLADQEK, from the coding sequence ATGAAAGTGCGGGAAGTGATGATTCCCTTTGGCAACTACCAGACCTACTGCCGGATCGTCGGTGAGCCGACCGATCGTGCCCCGCTCCTGCTTTTGCACGGTGGGCCGGGCTCGACTCACAACTACTTTGAGCTCTTAGACGATTTGGCAGTACGTGCCGGCCGCCAGCTGATCATGTACGACCAGCTGGGGTGCGGCCGCTCGACGATTCCCGATGACCACCCAGAAGTCTACACGGCCCAGATCTGGGTGGCCGAGCTGGAAAACCTTCGTGACTTCCTCAACCTCGACCGCTTGTATCTGCTGGGCCAGTCCTGGGGCGGAATGCTGGCAATCATCTACCTCTGCGACTACCGGCCCCAGGGTATTCAGGGGGTGATCCTCTCGAGCACCCTGTCTTCGGCCAAACTCTGGGCTAGCGAGCTGCACCGCCTGATCGGTTTCATGCCGGAAGAGGAGCAGGCGGTCATCCTGAACGCGGAGCGCAGCGGGAACTTTACCGCCCCGGCCTACCTGCGGGCCAACGAGCACTTCATGGAGCTGCATGCTGCCGCGCGGGTGACGCCCCAATCGCCGGAACCGTTGCGCCGCCCAAAGCAGGGTGGGGAGCAGGCCTACCTCCGTGCCTGGGGACCGAACGAATACAACCCGCTTGGCAACCTACGCGACTACGAGTACACGGACCGGCTGGCTGAAATTCAAATTCCGGCTTTGGTGATCGACGGGACGAACGACCTCTGTACGCCCCTGGTTGCCAAAACAATGTTTGATCACCTGCCAAATGCTCGCTGGCAGCTCTTCCAAAACGCCCGCCACATGGTCTTTGCCGAGCAGACGGAGCGGTATGAACAGGTGGTTTGCGCTTGGCTGGCTGACCAAGAAAAATAA